In Pristis pectinata isolate sPriPec2 chromosome 23, sPriPec2.1.pri, whole genome shotgun sequence, the genomic stretch TTAAGTGAGATAAGATGATGCTGGGCATTGGCACAGACAACTAGAAGAACTACTAATGATCAAGGTCTTTGGAGGCTGACAGTTCGAGAGGATGTTGGAAGAGTCAAGGAGAAATGGAAAGCTCAGTTGGCTGAGGATGTGGTCCATAGGAAAGAGCCCAACATACTTTGCACCACCTCAGCCCACTAGcttcatctgcagcaagtgtggTAGAGACTGCCATACCATTAAGGAACTCTTAAGCCACACCAGAAAATGTTCAATGTGGAGTTGACCATCAAAGCGCAGACCATCAAAGTGCAAACCATCATTCTACAGGGAGAAAAGATGTCACTTGAATTGCCATTTAGTCAATTTCCCAGTTGTGTCGATTTGCTTTTGATTCTATGAGCTTCAACTTTAAGCTACCAGATCGTAATGCCTTTTGGAATTCATAAATAATATCCACAGACTTTGCCTGTCCTTTTTGCCTTTAGTCACCTGTACAAAATTCATCAGGTATGTTCCACTCTTTACAAATCCACGCTAGCTGTATCTGATTAACTCAAGAATTTCAAGGTGTTAGGTCACTCTGTCCTTAATTCTGGACTCTTGAAATTTTCTGACAGATATTTGGTCAATGGCTTGTACTTTAAAAATGGCGAGAAATAAAACACAGGGTGATCTGTGTAATTTTTCTAATTGAAGAGTGCTTGAAAGAACTTTGCTGATTCCATCTCTATAGTCTCCCATTATTCTGATCTACTTTCAAAATCCTGGGAAGGAAACCATCTGGTCCCTGAAATATGTTATTTTTAGTGCATTTAATTTTTTCATTTCTGTTATTTTGCTTCGCATAATTTTGGTGAGTTGGCATTCTTGATACAGGATGTTATGCATGCAATTCTCTGCTGCAAATACTGACAATAATTATTCATTGTGTCCACTATCTCCTTATTTTCATTATAACTATCAGTTTTTAATAGATGCACATTACTCCTGGCTAATATCTAATGTAAACAAAAATATCTTAGTTGACTTatgcaatttatttttatgttccCTTTTTGTAGCTCCTGCAATCTGTTGTCAGTTTTTGCTGTTCTTTATATGTCTCCCAGTTGTCAAAATCTGTACTACCTTTTGCAATTTTACCTACTATTTGTTTCAGTTTTGTTGGTTTATTGCTTAAATCATTCATGTCCCCTTGAGTTGTGTtgtcattgaataagatcatggcagatcttctaCATCAATTTAACCTTCCTGTCCTattcctgtaacctttgatttATTTCTCAAAATGGCTTATTGTTGTACTGGCAGTACTGTGTGCTGCACAATTATCCTGTCTGTGCTGCTTCTTAGTATACTGAACTCTCAGTCCCTTTGAGGTTTCTCAGTAAAATGAACCCACACTTTAAATCTGTTACCACAGCTTGTATTTGAGGGATTTATATAGTTACGGTTAACgtaatggtcagcacaggcatcatgAGCCTGAgaacttgttcctgtgctgtactgttccatgttttttCCATGTTACTTATCatttccctttctcctcccctcttcccaatTAACAGGCTTCTAGTTTTATCTCAATTTTCACCTGATTGAGTTAGAACTCTGCATTATGACTGCTGAGGTGATTGGTGATGAGGAAGGATTCTACTCTAGAGCtaagaaatactggaagaataTCCCTCCAACAGTGGATGGCATGTTGGGAGGATATGGGCATATCTCCAGCATTGACATCAATTCCTCCAAGAAGTTTCTGCAGCGGTTCATTGGGGTGAGTCTCCATGATCATCTGTGTTAATAGGTTTTGCATGTTCTTGTAAGTTTATACCTACAAATCACTTTCTCCCACTCCTTCCCCCGTTGcactacaccccctccccacacacaaacaaaaactgTATGAACTTCTGGCTTTCGTGACTGCAAACCAGCCTTAATATGTCTCATTTTGGCAAAAACTTAGACTGACaaaatgtgaatttaaattgCCCCTGGAGAAATAGTGTTAGGACAAATAATGGGAATCGGGTAATCATAACTGAATAGAGCTTTCACTTTGGACATCATCAAATCAAAAAATTGTGGCCACAATGCTTACATTCCTACTGGTTAGGTTACTTTCCAAGCTTCTGATAATTCCTATGCTCAATTACAATGTAGTGTCTCCCATGAATCAGTGTATTTACTGTATCCCTAAAATAgccaataaaaatggaaatgctggaagaacttggccagtcaagcagcatctgtggaaagagaaaccagtcaatgtttcttGTCAGCAACTCTTCCTCGGAActagggggagagtggagggtttacagtttaaAACAGCTGGGGGGAGGAATGAGATTTAGGGCAAAAGCCTATATGGTgataggttaagacagatcaggtaatAAGGAGCATATGAGTACTGACTGTTAGCAAGACATTCTAAAGAAACGGGGGAGAAAGGCAGTAAGTATGATAATGGGAAACGTTGAAAGAGTAGTTTACCTGAAActagagaattcagtgttcattccaggCAGTTGCAAAGTCCCCAAACTGAAGATAAGTTGTTGTTCTACTAGTTTACTTTGGGCCTTActatagcagtggaggaggctgcagagagacaggtcagaatgggaatagGAGTGTGAGTGTGattgagaccacattgtgaacttTGCAATTTTTATCctttaaccaatttttttttaaagaaatatctaTTTGGTAAACTTGTTGTGTGCAAAAATGTTGCCTGGTTTCCTAAATTGCAACAAAGtctacactttttttttaaaaaaacagcttaaTTGTATGCAAAGTATTTCTGGAGATATCTTGCTTGATCTGCtgtctgcttccagcattttctgtttttctaccaCAAACGCTGGTTGTTGCAACCCCAAAACCGCTAGAGATTCACATCTATCACCCTACTGGAGTGTAAGATGTCCTGCAGTTCAAGCTGTTTTCCATTCTCAACAGGAAGGATCTGGGAAGGCAGGGACAAGCTGTGCGCTGGACTGCGGTGCTGGAATTGGCAGAATTACCAAGCGATTGCTGCTGCCCTTGTTTAAAGTTGTTGACATGGTGGATGTGACAGAGGGTTTCCTGGCCAAGGCCAAGACCCACCTGGGGGAGGAGGGCAGTCGTGTGGGCAACTACTTCTGCTGTGGTCTGCAAGACTTCATCCCCCAACCCCAGCGATACGACGTCATCTGGATCCAGTGGGTGATTGGTATGTTATTGACCAAAACTGTTAGGGATGGGGTTAGAATAGGAAAATTGAACTTGGGCTACAAACTCTATTTTAAACAGAGAACCGTGGAAACCTAgaaggtagaagcagatataggCCATTGGCCCCTTTgaacttgttccaccattcagcatGATCAGCTACTTCAGTGCCCTGTTTCCATCTtctacccatatcccttgatttccttagtaTTAAGAAATACatctcccttcttgaataagttTAATGTCTCGGCCTgtactgccttctgtggtagagaattccacaagctCACCACCTTCTGAATGGAGAaacttctctgttctaaatggcatACCCCCTATCCTATGGCTGTGACCCCagattctggactctccagctATCACAAACATCCTCTTTGCATctagaaaatcaaaagaaaagttcAGATGCAAGAAATCTGCAATTTATAAAACCGAAAAtgcaaaaacactcagcaggtcaggcagcatttcagaattaatgtttcaggtagaagacaTCTGATTTgagcaagagagaaaacaagttaatttttttaagttgcagagagggtggggaggtatggacaggacaaagggaatatctctgaaagcaataaaacaagatgctggagaaactcagcaggtcaggtagcatctctggaaggaaatggacagtcggcgttttgggtcaagacccttcatctggactgaaagaggggatacagtcagtataaaaaggtaaaGGGAAGGCAGATGAAGGGtttggacccaaaatgttgactatccattcccctccacagatgctgcctgacccgctgagttcctccagcattttgttttcttgatccagagtccagcatcttcaatctctTGGTGTCTCTAATATCTCTGAAAGGGTTGTCCTTGGGTTGCCAAGGGGATAATGTGTATATGATGTAAtctagttgataggttaatgaggacaATTGGAGAGAAAGAAACGTGAACAGGAAAATCAAAAAGTTATGAAATAGGGGCATTTAGAGATATAGAGAGCATAAACAAAAGAATGTAGAGGCTGCAAAATGCAAAGCTGTAGGAAATgctgaaatgcacagcaggtcaaaTGGTGctattggagagagaaaaactgagccagtatTACGGATGGATGACCCAATTCtgacaaaaataaagcaaattaagCAAAGTTATAGAATTTAatatgtgcccagacagaagatgaggtattgttcctcaagaCGACATTGTACCTCATCATGACAATGCAAGCACCACAGATAGTCAGAATggaagtgagatggagaattcaagAGGAACAGACAGCTCATAACAGAAAATGAATATGTAGGTTGCTGTGTTGACATTTGTTTTGTGGTTAAAAGCTCCTTAATCTGTACTGCAGAGAAATTCTTCTGAGCTtccaacttgctgagtgtttccaatgttctCTGTTTTCATTCCCTATATCTAGTCTATATAGTTCTGTTAGAAAGCCATATTTCTGTCTCATTTTTTAAATCCCATATCCACATTAGGAATGGAAACTGTTTGTAAACCTGTCATACTATAATTATGATTTCCTATCAGTGGTGACACTGGCATCTTCACTAGTGAAAGCATGCAATTGCAATGTAACCATATAGGACAGTTTGGGAAGCAGAGAAATAGTTGGTTGTATTTCTCTGCAATACAAATTAAGAAGCTAACAGCTTCAAAACATGTTCAGCAAGGCAAGTTACATAGCCAGTTTCTTTTATGAATATGGCCATCATATTCAGTCAGTAGCAGTCTTGCCTCTGAGCCCGAAGTTTGAGAGTTAgtatcccactccagagacttgaacataaAACCATTGTACTGTGATAATCCAGTACAGGTAGTATTCCATTATCAGAAGTGCTGTCTTGCaaataaaataaaccaaaatCCAATCTATTCTAAGACACTATAGCATGATTGTTCTCAACAATAATTGTATGTTGATCTGCACTAAaatacagattatctggttattgttACAATGTGAGAGCTAGCTGTGTATTAGTTGACTGCTACATTTTCTTCactacaacagtaactacacctCATTGGCTTTGGAATGTCCTTGATATTGTGGAAAGAGCTATATAAATACACTTTTTACATAGGTGTTTAAAATGGGAAGTGAACATTCATCTGATATCTTTAATGTATTAAATAGAAGTTCTGACAGTTCTCTGACCACAAGTCACCAGCTTTCACTATACATTTCATGGGCACTGGTGCCTCACTACACTGAATGTTTGTTGTCTGAGCTTAATGGGGTAGAGCTCTTGGCATTTAAAGCATCCACATTTAAAATAACAGGTCACTATAACACCCAAACATTGAATGCCATTAGATGTTTCTGTAAACAATCTGAAACTTGTCTTGTGATTTGTTTCATGCAGAAACTGCTGTAGttgcagcagtttgcttttatttcatattaccAAGATCTGCTGTATTTACTCACCAGCTTGCACTTACAGTGCACCCAAGTAAGGACAATCATTATAGCACCTCTAAGAGCCAATAACCTTATTTTTTCTGGTCTCTTCAGTCTGGGGTTACATTTGTAGAAGTAAATTTGTAAATCATGCCTCCAATGAATGGTGCAGACTGTTATCATAGAATTGTGCAGCAGCCTCCCACCACTTCCCTGCCATGACCCTGAACATTGAGTGTAGTAGTTTATTGGGTAACCAATCGTCCAGACTCAATCCTCTTCTCATTTGGTGCTTGGCGACTCTGTGTGGAGATCACAGGATGACAAAAGAGCATGGACGTGTTGCTTTGAATGGAGACGTGGCAAGATTCAGTAAAGGGGGGGTTGTTGATCCTGATTGCCCCCTCCCAAGCTGAGATGATATTGAGGTTTATACCTCAGTAACACATTGGAAAATGAAATAATCAATGGATGTGGTCAGTTATCAGTCTAGACAGTGTGGAAACAACAGGCTGTTTCTAATCTTTCAACTGTTAGTTACATCAGGTCAATAGCTTGCTTTTTAAAGAACCAGAGATTGcaaaaacaaagggaaaatgttaaatctttacaaataaaacattagttaggccttGAGTACACTGGTATCTTGCTTAGTACTCAGGTTTCTTTATCAAGAATGAAAGTGTTAATGGAATCAGTGCTGAACAGGGTTACGATAGCATTATAAATGCTGCTGTGTTGGAACCTGATGCAAACCTCTGACTGTCTGCTGCTGTGCCAGGAGCCTGGTGCAAATCCAGCAATGAATCACCCACTAGGAACCCGGCGTGGATCCAGAAATGAGTTTGCCCACACACTGGTGTAGAGAGGCTACCTGTAAGGCCCAGTTTTGTTTGCGTCTGTGGGAGCCGTCTGGCTGCTTGGCACTGAGATGTACGGCTCAGAGCTAACCCTGGCCAGCATAAAGCGGCAGCATCTGCTCTCCCCAGCCCGAGGTTTTACTGGGGTAATAAGATCAATGGTGTTGTGCTGTTAACCAAggaaaggtggagacagctagttCCTTCACATACAACTGGAcgtgatgagagagattgtagGATGCAGCTGATCTGTCCACACATGGAACAGGTGCTGTCAGTgcccatgctggccaaggtgAAGCCCTGATCCCTTCATTTCAGCAATGAGTGACCATACTGCTTGCCGTAAGTCACCCAACATCATTCCTCAcagcctctccacaccaagcAGTGGGCACTTCATTATTTGAAGAACACCAACTGAGGTTTTGCACCAGATTCCTGGCAGAGCAGTGTGCAACATCAGGAAGTGTTGGGGTCCACAACAGGTTCCTGGCATAACAGCatgcatggaattttttttaatgcaatggGATATTATAAAAGTCAGTGCTCTGCAGGGTGGTGCTAAGTGGGGTACTTGTGTATATTGTCCAATTGTGACTGTCGCACATTATAGATGTCAGTGTC encodes the following:
- the ntmt1 gene encoding N-terminal Xaa-Pro-Lys N-methyltransferase 1, with product MTAEVIGDEEGFYSRAKKYWKNIPPTVDGMLGGYGHISSIDINSSKKFLQRFIGEGSGKAGTSCALDCGAGIGRITKRLLLPLFKVVDMVDVTEGFLAKAKTHLGEEGSRVGNYFCCGLQDFIPQPQRYDVIWIQWVIGHLTDDHLTQFLKRCQKGLRPNGIICVKDNVSQEGVIEDEVDSSVCRDLDSLHTIVQLAGLQVLAEEKQDDFPDEIYQVYSLALR